A window from Hymenobacter volaticus encodes these proteins:
- a CDS encoding helix-turn-helix domain-containing protein — protein sequence MEVQQLPTFNFNAYPQTTEPAIRELPTEALEQLVVYRREERFATCRQHIELHRRSFYKLSLFGEGGGTFTLNDELITVAPQSILLVKPNTALSWRLHEGSQTGLYGFFSPDFYNAGLLPAYQIEAMLAGGAPYVYHACTPTEYATLQLSGEQLFAQQQHLEKARLYLRLLLTDIRDWQTPTATAPAFSVVQQFLQLIEARLAAHESALALDAYAEVLCVDAKYLSALCRKATGRSAARLLKEKVTTEAKVLLTGTQLPISDIAYQLAFYDVAHFSRWFKQVAGQTPSAYRAQFTGYK from the coding sequence ATGGAAGTACAGCAGTTGCCCACCTTCAACTTCAATGCCTACCCGCAAACAACGGAGCCCGCCATCCGCGAGCTGCCTACGGAGGCGTTGGAACAGCTGGTGGTGTACCGGCGTGAAGAACGGTTTGCCACCTGTCGGCAGCACATCGAGCTGCACCGCCGGTCGTTCTACAAGCTCTCCTTATTTGGGGAAGGCGGCGGCACGTTCACCCTCAACGACGAGCTAATCACGGTGGCGCCGCAGTCCATCTTGCTCGTGAAGCCGAACACGGCCCTGAGCTGGCGCTTGCACGAAGGTTCTCAGACCGGCCTGTATGGCTTTTTCTCCCCCGATTTCTACAACGCGGGCTTACTGCCAGCCTATCAGATTGAGGCGATGCTGGCCGGTGGCGCACCTTACGTGTACCATGCCTGCACCCCAACTGAATATGCAACGCTTCAGTTGAGCGGCGAGCAACTATTCGCTCAACAACAGCACCTGGAAAAAGCCCGCCTTTACCTGCGCCTGCTGCTGACCGACATCCGCGACTGGCAAACTCCCACCGCAACTGCTCCCGCTTTTTCGGTGGTGCAACAGTTTCTGCAGTTGATAGAAGCGCGCTTGGCGGCCCACGAGTCCGCGCTGGCGCTGGACGCCTATGCCGAGGTGCTGTGCGTCGATGCCAAGTACCTGAGCGCCTTATGCCGCAAGGCCACCGGCAGAAGTGCGGCGCGCCTGCTCAAGGAGAAGGTAACCACAGAAGCCAAAGTGTTGCTGACGGGCACGCAGCTGCCTATCAGTGATATTGCGTATCAACTGGCATTTTATGATGTAGCCCACTTTTCCCGCTGGTTCAAGCAGGTAGCTGGCCAAACACCCTCGGCGTACCGGGCGCAGTTTACGGGGTACAAATAG
- a CDS encoding carboxypeptidase-like regulatory domain-containing protein, whose protein sequence is MKNRVRTKSVHGIIRGSLASAVLCASVEVALGATDKSAPGSPAAFPVSPAIDLSLPDVPVRGTVTDTKGDPLPGVNVVVKGTTNGTQTDAQGAFSISAPEGATLVFSFIGYKPQEVAASASRLTIQLSSDDKALDEVVVVGYGTQSRATVTGAVSSVKSEEILRTPAVAATSALVGRVPGITARQADARPGNGSTIQIRNLGDPLYVIDGIVSDVGQFNNLGISDIENISILKDASAAIYGLRAANGVVLVTTKRGKTNQKPTISISGYYGLQNFTKYPHPANAYQHQRALVESEQNLAQQQRRSPNAVNDPVSGIPLTATELEKWRQGTDPGYKSYDYYKMVMRPNVPQYFVNGSLSGVART, encoded by the coding sequence ATGAAAAACAGAGTACGAACTAAGTCAGTACATGGCATCATTCGGGGGTCGTTGGCGTCGGCTGTTTTGTGTGCTTCTGTCGAGGTTGCTTTGGGCGCCACCGATAAGAGTGCACCGGGAAGCCCCGCTGCATTTCCCGTTTCGCCAGCTATTGACCTGAGCCTGCCCGACGTACCCGTTCGCGGCACCGTAACTGACACCAAAGGAGACCCTCTGCCGGGGGTGAACGTGGTGGTTAAAGGCACCACCAACGGCACGCAAACCGATGCCCAAGGAGCGTTTAGCATCAGCGCGCCTGAGGGTGCTACCCTGGTTTTCTCGTTTATCGGCTACAAGCCGCAGGAAGTAGCCGCTTCCGCTTCACGGCTGACCATCCAGCTTTCCTCCGACGACAAAGCACTCGACGAAGTAGTGGTTGTGGGCTACGGCACCCAATCACGGGCCACGGTAACGGGTGCCGTGAGCAGCGTCAAGTCCGAAGAGATTCTGCGGACGCCAGCCGTTGCGGCCACTAGCGCGCTGGTAGGTCGTGTGCCCGGCATCACGGCTCGCCAGGCCGACGCCCGGCCGGGTAACGGCTCCACAATTCAGATTCGCAATCTGGGCGATCCGCTGTATGTAATTGATGGTATTGTATCGGACGTAGGCCAGTTCAACAACCTTGGCATCAGCGACATCGAGAACATTTCCATCCTGAAAGATGCTTCTGCGGCCATCTATGGCTTACGGGCGGCCAACGGGGTAGTGCTGGTAACTACCAAGCGAGGCAAAACCAACCAGAAACCTACAATCAGCATCTCGGGGTACTATGGCTTGCAGAACTTCACGAAGTACCCGCATCCGGCTAATGCGTATCAGCATCAGCGCGCCCTCGTGGAATCGGAGCAGAACCTAGCGCAGCAGCAACGCCGCTCTCCAAACGCCGTCAACGACCCGGTGAGCGGCATTCCGCTGACTGCTACCGAGCTTGAAAAATGGCGTCAAGGCACCGACCCAGGCTACAAAAGCTACGACTACTACAAGATGGTGATGCGGCCCAACGTGCCGCAGTACTTTGTAAACGGTAGCCTCTCGGGGGTAGCGAGAACATAA
- a CDS encoding EthD domain-containing protein: MEADLNLSFEHWDEYWRKVHGPKFAYEEPGSTSEPVLRYDQVHRIAGGPSSYFHPPYQAMTQENGKLVADPHAHVPTYERPRWDGFAYIAYAAQADIERVLKQEQYDKRIAADEQVAFRMVTRSITREYILLPSAQHRDPISLVKIHYRRPELTREAFQQQLLRQHAPLVLAQPATHQYVRRYAQLHNIGSTQHDPEGSLMDGISVLAFASLNDVEDYLVSDDYRAIAADEATFTDVAQSEYWTGLNYSVINRLLPELATKY, encoded by the coding sequence TTGGAAGCTGATTTAAACCTGTCCTTCGAGCACTGGGATGAATACTGGCGCAAGGTGCACGGCCCTAAGTTCGCCTACGAGGAGCCAGGCAGTACCTCGGAACCCGTGCTGCGCTACGACCAGGTGCACCGCATTGCTGGTGGGCCCTCGTCGTATTTCCACCCTCCTTACCAGGCCATGACCCAGGAGAATGGCAAGCTCGTAGCCGATCCTCACGCTCATGTGCCAACCTATGAGCGTCCGCGCTGGGACGGTTTCGCGTACATCGCCTACGCCGCGCAGGCCGACATCGAGCGGGTGCTAAAGCAGGAACAGTACGACAAGCGCATTGCCGCCGACGAGCAAGTGGCGTTTCGCATGGTTACGCGCTCCATTACCCGCGAGTACATTTTGCTGCCCAGTGCCCAGCATCGCGACCCGATCAGCTTGGTTAAGATTCATTACCGGCGCCCCGAGCTTACTCGTGAGGCGTTCCAGCAGCAACTGCTCAGGCAACATGCCCCGCTGGTGCTGGCCCAACCCGCTACCCACCAGTATGTACGCCGCTACGCCCAGCTACACAACATCGGCTCGACGCAGCACGACCCCGAAGGCAGCTTGATGGACGGCATCTCGGTGCTGGCCTTTGCCTCCCTCAACGACGTGGAAGACTACTTGGTGAGCGACGACTACCGCGCCATTGCCGCCGACGAAGCCACTTTCACGGACGTGGCCCAGTCAGAGTATTGGACCGGCCTCAACTACAGTGTCATCAACCGGCTGCTGCCTGAGCTGGCCACCAAGTACTAA
- a CDS encoding lipase maturation factor family protein: MEATNDMDSGSAQAFDASSAPPTYWLTRFVILRLLGLLYAIAFLVAINQIVPLMGAHGLLPVGNYLRQISEALGSEGAGFLRLPSVFWLGHSDAALLTVAWIGFALSCVVVASYANALLLGVLWFLYMSIVHVGQEWYGYGWEIQLTETGFLAIFLCPLLDWRPFPRYAPPMPIIVLFRWLAFRVMLGAGLIKVRGDEVWRNSTALYYHFETQPIPGPLSRWFHFMPRFFLQVGVWFNWLAELAAPFFVFGPRFARHLAGVVIVLFQLNIIVSGNLSFLNWLTIVPALACFDDGFWAKLLPRQLVRKAQAAADRAETSNPMLTTSWVVTAIIGILSIQPAYNMVSPGQIMNTSFDPLDLVNTYGAFGSVGKERLNVVFEGTMDQDSTDQANWQPYLYKGLPVLLDQRPPQIAPYQLRLDWQMWFAAMSSPAEYPWTIHLVWKLLHNDPAIVGLFARNPFPDQPPRYIRAVRYRYRFAPPGNPQNLYWQRERVDLWLPPLSTNDPRLVEFLKSAGWMQ, from the coding sequence ATGGAAGCTACAAACGACATGGATAGTGGTTCAGCACAGGCTTTCGACGCTTCTAGTGCTCCTCCCACTTACTGGCTCACCCGCTTTGTTATTCTGCGCCTGCTAGGCCTACTTTATGCCATTGCCTTTCTGGTCGCCATCAATCAGATAGTGCCGCTCATGGGCGCGCATGGTCTGCTGCCGGTTGGCAACTACTTGCGGCAGATAAGCGAAGCCTTAGGGTCCGAAGGCGCTGGCTTTTTGCGTTTGCCGTCCGTTTTCTGGCTCGGCCATTCCGATGCGGCGCTGCTCACGGTGGCCTGGATTGGGTTTGCGCTTTCCTGCGTTGTGGTGGCGAGCTATGCCAATGCCTTGCTGCTGGGAGTGCTCTGGTTTCTATATATGTCCATTGTGCACGTTGGGCAAGAGTGGTACGGGTACGGGTGGGAGATTCAACTCACGGAAACTGGTTTTCTAGCTATTTTCCTTTGCCCGCTGCTCGACTGGCGGCCGTTTCCTCGGTACGCGCCCCCGATGCCCATCATCGTGTTGTTCCGCTGGCTGGCCTTCCGCGTTATGCTCGGGGCCGGTTTGATTAAGGTTCGCGGGGACGAGGTATGGCGCAACAGCACCGCCCTTTACTACCACTTCGAGACGCAACCTATTCCGGGTCCGCTGAGCCGCTGGTTTCATTTCATGCCGCGGTTTTTTTTGCAGGTGGGCGTCTGGTTTAATTGGCTGGCTGAGTTGGCCGCGCCGTTTTTCGTGTTCGGTCCCCGGTTTGCTCGCCACTTGGCTGGGGTAGTGATTGTGTTGTTTCAACTCAACATCATCGTCAGCGGCAACCTTTCTTTCTTGAACTGGCTGACCATCGTCCCGGCGCTGGCCTGTTTCGATGATGGCTTTTGGGCGAAGCTCCTCCCCCGCCAGCTCGTGCGGAAGGCGCAGGCTGCGGCTGACCGTGCCGAAACCTCCAACCCCATGCTTACCACCTCCTGGGTAGTGACGGCAATCATTGGGATACTCAGCATTCAGCCTGCCTACAATATGGTCTCGCCCGGCCAAATTATGAACACCTCATTCGATCCACTGGACTTGGTGAACACCTACGGGGCCTTTGGCAGCGTGGGCAAAGAACGCCTGAATGTAGTGTTCGAGGGAACCATGGACCAGGATTCCACCGACCAAGCCAATTGGCAGCCCTACCTCTACAAAGGCTTGCCGGTGCTGCTCGACCAGCGGCCACCCCAAATTGCTCCCTACCAACTGCGCTTGGACTGGCAAATGTGGTTTGCCGCCATGTCGTCGCCGGCAGAGTACCCCTGGACCATACACCTGGTGTGGAAACTGCTGCACAACGACCCTGCAATAGTTGGCTTGTTTGCCCGCAACCCCTTCCCCGACCAGCCGCCGCGCTACATCCGAGCGGTGCGGTACCGCTATAGGTTTGCCCCACCCGGCAATCCGCAAAACCTTTATTGGCAGCGCGAGCGGGTAGACCTCTGGCTTCCCCCACTTTCCACCAACGATCCGCGCCTGGTTGAGTTCCTAAAAAGCGCAGGCTGGATGCAGTAA
- a CDS encoding RidA family protein, whose amino-acid sequence MKALFSSGLLLFIAGTAAAQTRPASVTFLNPATVAPAKGYSHAAQVDLGSSTMLIISGQVALDAQGAVVGPGNVGQQAEQAFANLKAIVEAAGGTMRDVVKLSYFLLDVSQLPAVRTVRDRYINTSTPPASTAVQVSKLFRDELLLEIEATAIIPKKQSTR is encoded by the coding sequence ATGAAGGCTTTGTTTTCTAGCGGTCTGCTGCTGTTTATAGCCGGCACTGCGGCTGCTCAGACCCGGCCGGCCTCGGTTACGTTTCTTAACCCGGCAACGGTGGCTCCGGCCAAAGGCTATTCTCACGCCGCCCAGGTGGACTTGGGGTCCTCTACCATGCTGATTATCTCCGGTCAGGTGGCCCTCGATGCGCAAGGTGCCGTAGTCGGCCCGGGCAACGTGGGTCAACAGGCCGAGCAGGCTTTCGCCAACCTTAAGGCCATTGTGGAAGCTGCCGGTGGCACTATGCGCGACGTGGTGAAACTCTCGTATTTCTTGCTCGATGTTTCCCAGCTGCCAGCCGTACGTACCGTCCGGGACCGGTATATCAATACGAGTACTCCACCAGCCAGCACGGCCGTGCAGGTCAGCAAGCTTTTTCGCGATGAACTATTGCTGGAAATTGAAGCCACGGCCATCATTCCCAAAAAGCAAAGCACCCGCTAG
- a CDS encoding universal stress protein: MTPTLLIVSDFVAGANSALDFATLLAQALGAQLVLLHMQDVEALKAEQSTTQLPVSSSATQALHALAQALPVPAVGEVGVGPMEDVLQTAISRHHPTLIVLSRPMGATTADVPVTTTALNVLRSHACGLLVVPATSKVGLPERVLLAADGGKFTLGTCVDSVRNLLVALHAQLIVGHVTESATQHTAPQALASVVRTGLTLNLPAVTTTHVCHAEPTTGILQAVAEQRADLLAVVARPHTLLWSLFRQTVTAQLVLQSPVPVLVLPAQPQPAATSAHASARRAPSAIR, encoded by the coding sequence ATGACTCCCACTCTGCTGATCGTCTCGGATTTCGTTGCCGGTGCCAACTCGGCTCTGGATTTTGCCACGCTTTTGGCGCAAGCTCTCGGCGCCCAGCTCGTGCTCTTGCATATGCAGGATGTTGAGGCGTTGAAGGCAGAACAGTCTACCACTCAACTGCCGGTTTCAAGTTCGGCCACGCAAGCGCTGCACGCGTTAGCGCAGGCGCTGCCCGTGCCCGCCGTAGGCGAGGTGGGGGTGGGCCCGATGGAAGACGTGCTGCAGACCGCCATCAGCCGCCACCACCCCACGCTGATTGTGCTAAGCCGGCCAATGGGGGCGACTACCGCCGATGTGCCTGTAACCACCACTGCCTTGAATGTGCTGCGCAGCCATGCCTGCGGTTTATTGGTGGTGCCAGCAACGTCCAAAGTAGGATTGCCCGAGCGGGTGCTTCTGGCCGCCGACGGAGGCAAGTTTACGTTAGGAACTTGCGTAGATTCTGTCCGTAACTTGCTCGTAGCGCTGCATGCGCAGTTGATTGTAGGGCACGTCACCGAGTCGGCTACCCAGCATACGGCTCCGCAGGCGCTGGCATCGGTGGTGCGAACGGGGCTTACGCTTAATCTGCCTGCCGTAACAACCACGCACGTATGCCACGCCGAGCCCACGACGGGCATCTTGCAGGCTGTGGCAGAGCAGCGCGCCGATCTGTTGGCCGTAGTGGCGCGTCCCCACACGCTCTTGTGGTCTCTCTTCCGGCAGACGGTAACGGCGCAGCTAGTGCTACAAAGCCCAGTGCCGGTGTTGGTATTGCCGGCCCAGCCGCAGCCCGCTGCTACTAGCGCGCATGCCTCCGCTCGTCGGGCGCCGTCGGCTATTCGCTAA
- a CDS encoding GNAT family N-acetyltransferase — MDTFKALYSNSITLHLINEDNLAQVDSLFQGFSDSAGMVAELHDNYLPEYRRGRRMNYGFYSMLGTELAGMTLLSIDSWEESTGSTGADIFQHMRGRGITPGSKPHLFYLAFELLGLNRVATGHRVSNLSSKRSIAKTPGFQFEGIMRESGVNEQGEFEDEMLYAILRRDWLQLYDKSQVQVIY; from the coding sequence ATGGACACGTTCAAGGCCCTCTACTCCAATTCTATTACCCTGCACCTCATTAACGAGGACAACCTAGCGCAGGTCGATTCCTTGTTTCAAGGGTTTTCCGACTCGGCGGGCATGGTGGCTGAACTTCACGATAATTACTTGCCCGAGTACCGCCGCGGCCGCCGCATGAACTATGGCTTTTATTCCATGCTAGGTACCGAGCTGGCTGGCATGACGTTACTGTCCATCGACAGCTGGGAAGAAAGCACTGGCTCGACCGGCGCCGATATTTTTCAACACATGCGCGGCCGGGGCATAACACCAGGCAGCAAGCCGCACTTGTTTTACCTGGCGTTCGAGCTGCTGGGCCTCAACCGCGTGGCCACCGGTCACCGAGTGTCCAACTTATCATCGAAACGCTCCATTGCCAAAACGCCGGGCTTTCAGTTCGAGGGCATTATGCGCGAGTCGGGCGTAAACGAACAAGGCGAGTTCGAAGACGAAATGCTTTACGCCATTCTGCGCCGCGACTGGCTGCAACTCTACGACAAGTCGCAGGTACAGGTGATTTACTAG
- a CDS encoding SDR family oxidoreductase: MDKIALIVGASGIIGSNLAKELLANGWTTYGLARNPKTDIAGLHPVAADLLHPETLQTALADVAPTHVFLTSWMRQETEAENIRVNSAMVRNLLAALSPKHTVQHVALVTGLKHYLGPFDSYARGGSLPATPLREEQPRLDLENFYYAQEDEVFAAAARDGFSWSIHRPHTIIGQAVGNLMNMGTTLAVYASLCKETGKPFRWPGSEAQWNGLSDVTDARVIAKQLAWAATTEAAHNQAFNITNGDYFRWSWLWPRLADWFGIEWAGYDGTVHPLEAELADAAELWRDLATRHHLAVADLHKLASPWHTDLDLGRPIEVMTDMSKSRQLGFMVYQRTEDSFFDLFAQLRADQLIP, encoded by the coding sequence ATGGATAAAATTGCTTTAATTGTTGGAGCCAGCGGCATCATTGGCAGCAACTTGGCCAAGGAACTGCTAGCCAATGGCTGGACCACGTACGGCTTGGCCCGAAACCCCAAAACCGACATTGCCGGTTTGCACCCAGTAGCCGCCGACCTACTCCACCCGGAAACCCTACAAACCGCCCTGGCTGACGTGGCACCCACGCACGTCTTTCTGACCAGTTGGATGCGGCAAGAAACCGAAGCCGAAAACATTCGGGTGAACAGCGCGATGGTGCGCAACCTGCTTGCGGCGCTGTCGCCCAAGCACACGGTGCAGCATGTGGCCCTGGTTACGGGCCTCAAGCACTACCTCGGGCCGTTTGATTCCTACGCCCGGGGCGGCTCCTTGCCGGCTACCCCGTTGCGGGAAGAGCAGCCTCGCCTCGACCTCGAAAACTTCTACTACGCCCAGGAAGACGAGGTTTTTGCTGCTGCCGCGCGCGACGGCTTCAGTTGGAGCATTCACCGCCCGCACACCATTATTGGCCAGGCAGTCGGCAACCTCATGAACATGGGTACCACGCTGGCCGTGTACGCCAGCCTCTGCAAGGAAACCGGCAAGCCCTTCCGCTGGCCCGGTTCGGAAGCGCAATGGAACGGCCTCTCCGACGTAACCGACGCCCGCGTAATTGCCAAGCAACTGGCCTGGGCCGCCACAACCGAGGCGGCGCACAACCAAGCGTTTAACATCACTAACGGTGACTATTTCCGCTGGAGCTGGCTGTGGCCGCGGCTGGCCGATTGGTTTGGCATTGAATGGGCAGGCTACGATGGCACCGTGCACCCGCTCGAAGCCGAACTAGCTGATGCCGCCGAGCTCTGGCGCGACCTCGCCACTCGCCACCACTTGGCCGTTGCTGACCTACATAAGCTGGCTTCGCCCTGGCATACCGACCTGGATCTGGGCCGCCCCATTGAAGTAATGACGGATATGTCGAAAAGCCGGCAATTGGGCTTTATGGTGTACCAGCGCACCGAAGATTCGTTTTTCGACTTGTTTGCGCAGCTGCGGGCAGACCAACTGATTCCGTAG